A single region of the Epinephelus moara isolate mb chromosome 12, YSFRI_EMoa_1.0, whole genome shotgun sequence genome encodes:
- the mideasa gene encoding mitotic deacetylase associated SANT domain protein a isoform X1, with protein sequence MSLPPQVNTDKSGKHRAAAMKEPVQHSGEVYYGMGPPALESSHSDSASSSGVYNHEKGPQSLPHYQQAAQVKWMHQDSVQPPGWSQEAPVPAWGQNFGPYMGGVNVRGQMAFHKGVHEGVALPMGGENQLPGPVEVYRDVAQAQAQGRGLEWEQHAAAAMHQAQLQAYQHAHKGVELQGQPHVPSHTLQGSMLQPFQTTFRPSKQQFSSGYYSVFPGNKGMSGLPYGEQPKSQQQLLHQIQQQQQQQQQQQQQQMHHHHQQQQQLQQHHLQLQQHQHLQQQQQHQIQQHQMQQQQQLQQMQQQYHQQQIQGRQQQIQQMQQQQQQQQVPQQSVPQQETTPPQVQPKQQQTQNIATFQPPEPGPPDAATKKEDAQPMEPQQEPEAKVSDASSAPDPCPEKVATSPAEPSDATLAAPRRSRRLSREGQSPLGPPTTNIWSQATKELPAPQNGVAGTQAVRGGEVTTGGVIRRRRRASKEINLETLAQQASVMEPAKMIKQEDGSSGRQSTMVPLVIPVSVPVHRSQTDPQGGWAQGRFGPGERPVGQSDRKPSVIVARRRSLRNSLTESFGQDGENDPGPDEDGKSKFKRRPRPQPLIIPPHKPSTFIPPSLYSNISAYQSNLRSPVRLPDNPLTLPPYTPPPILSPVREGSGLYFSTFLTNIAVSNQILPPPPTPKSATRSLLRSTSSEITPPVLPLITDATPASLEPRINIGLKYQAEIPEMQDQPCSQLDQHKADLVWLPIDDSNLKHGDQESMEDLMSMACCSVLRGGGTNQELVLHCLHECGGDFLETLGRLMLQDPVFPKGHHLAGYHYSGSDCWTAEEKRYFNKGISAYRKDFFMVQKLVRTKTVAQCVEFYYTYKKQVKVGRNGILTFGPPDSPVEKHTEAVVDIKSSQQSKLTQGETDGDEKKDPSYESSQQARVARSLQAHDYAGPVLVIKEPDAVNKEAHHPSVPHRQRGEPAAKKSRAPAKPPPDPDAIFPCKKCGRVFYKVKSRSAHMKSHAEQEKKAAALRQKEEEEQAAAELRARKAAAAAAAAAANQRGDGNGETEQAELSSQEDSTEGEDDDDEDWH encoded by the exons ATGAGTCTTCCTCCTCAAGTTAATACTGACAAGAGCGGCAAGCATCGGGCTGCAGCCATGAAGGAGCCTGTGCAGCATTCAGGGGAGGTGTATTATGGTATGGGACCTCCGGCCTTAGAGTCGAGCCACAGTGACTCTGCAAGCAGCTCTGGTGTTTACAACCATGAGAAAGGGCCCCAGAGTCTACCACACTATCAGCAGGCTGCTCAAGTAAAGTGGATGCACCAGGACTCAGTGCAGCCCCCCGGCTGGTCTCAGGAAGCTCCCGTGCCAGCCTGGGGGCAGAACTTTGGCCCCTACATGGGTGGAGTGAATGTCAGAGGTCAGATGGCGTTCCATAAAGGAGTCCACGAGGGTGTAGCTCTGCCAATGGGGGGAGAGAATCAACTGCCAGGACCTGTTGAGGTTTACAGAGATGTCGCCCAGGCTCAAGCTCAGGGGAGGGGGCTGGAGTGGGAGCAGCACGCTGCGGCTGCAATGCACCAGGCTCAGCTGCAGGCCTATCAGCACGCCCACAAGGGTGTGGAGCTCCAGGGTCAGCCCCACGTGCCCTCTCATACTTTACAGGGGTCCATGCTGCAGCCCTTCCAGACCACATTCAGGCCCAGCAAGCAGCAGTTTTCATCAGGTTATTACTCTGTTTTTCCAGGCAACAAGGGGATGTCGGGCCTGCCATACGGCGAGCAACCTAAATCTCAACAACAGTTGCTGCACCagatacagcagcagcagcaacagcagcagcagcagcagcagcaacaaatgcatcaccatcaccagcagcagcaacagttgcAGCAGCACCACCTTCAGTTGCAACAGCACCAACAtttgcagcaacagcagcagcaccaaaTCCAGCAGCATCaaatgcagcagcaacaacagttgCAGCAAATGCAGCAACAGTATCACCAGCAACAGATACAGGGGCGACAGCAACAAATCCAGCAaatgcaacaacagcagcaacagcagcaagtGCCACAACAATCTGTGCCACAGCAAGAAACGACACCACCACAGGTGCaaccaaaacagcaacaaacccAAAACATTGCAACTTTTCAGCCTCCTGAGCCGGGTCCACCTGACGCTGCGACTAAAAAAGAGGACGCCCAGCCAATGGAGCCGCAGCAGGAACCAGAGGCAAAAGTCAGTGACGCATCATCCGCACCTGATCCATGCCCTGAAAAGGTCGCCACAAGTCCCGCAGAGCCTTCAGATGCAACGCTGGCTGCCCCTCGGCGCTCGCGACGCCTTTCCAGAGAAGGCCAGTCCCCACTGGGACCCCCTACGACAAACATCTGGTCTCAAGCAACCAAAGAGCTTCCAGCACCCCAGAACGGAGTAGCAGGCACCCAGGCTGTGAGAGGAGGGGAAGTGACGACAGGAGGGGTCATccgcaggaggaggagggcgtcTAAGGAGATCAACCTGGAGACTCTGGCCCAGCAGGCGTCAGTGATGGAGCCTGCTAAAATGATCAAG CAGGAGGACGGCTCTTCAGGCAGACAGTCCACCATGGTGCCTCTGGTTATCCCGGTGTCTGTACCAGTGCACAGGAGTCAAACAGACCCTCAGGGCGGCTGGGCTCAGGGACGATTCGGCCCAGGTGAGCGGCCCGTGGGACAGTCCGATCGCAAGCCGTCGGTCATTGTGGCTCGTCGGAGATCGCTCAGAAATTCCCTAACGGAGAGTTTTGGCCAG GACGGGGAAAACGATCCAGGGCCTGATGAGGATGGAAAATCCAAATTCAAGCGCCGACCTCGTCCCCAGCCTCTCATCATCCCTCCACACAAACCATCCACCTTCATCCCACCATCCCTCTACTCCAACATCTCCGCCTACCAGAGCAACCTGCGCTCTCCGGTCCGCCTGCCGGACAACCCCCTCACCCTGCCCCCGTACACGCCACCACCGATCCTGTCTCCTGTGCGTGAGGGCTCGGGTCTCTACTTCTCCACCTTCCTGACCAACATCGCCGTAAGCAACCAGATCCTGCCGCCACCGCCTACGCCCAAATCTGCGACACGCAGCCTGTTGCGCTCCA CGAGTTCAGAAATCACACCTCCTGTTCTGCCCTTGATCACTGACGCCACACCTGCGAGCCTTGAACC ACGTATCAACATCGGGCTGAAGTACCAGGCAGAAATTCCAGAGATGCAGGATCAACCTTGCTCCCAGTTGGACCAGCACAAGGCTGACCTGGTTTGGCTCCCTATAGATGACTCCAACCTCAAACACGGTGACCAAGAGAGCA tGGAGGATTTGATGAGCATGGCGTGTTGCAGTGTGCTCCGGGGCGGAGGAACCAACCAGGAGCTGGTTTTACACTGTTTACATGAATGTGGAGGTGATTTCCTT GAAACTCTGGGACGTTTGATGCTTCAGGACCCAGTTTTCCCCAAAGGTCATCACCTGGCAGGTTATCACTACTCAG GCTCCGACTGCTGGACTGCAGAAGAGAAGCGCTACTTCAACAAGGGGATCTCTGCCTACAGGAAGGACTTCTTTATGGTGCAGAAATTG GTGCGGACCAAGACTGTGGCGCAGTGTGTGGAGTTTTACTACACGTACAAGAAACAGGTGAAGGTCGGTCGCAACGGGATTTTAACCTTCGGCCCTCCAGACTCACCCGTGGAGAAGCACACGGAGGCTGTGGTGGATATTAAG AGTTCACAGCAGTCCAAGTTGACTCAAGGAGAGACGGACGGAGACGAGAAGAAGGACCCTTCCTACGAGAGCAGCCAGCAGGCGAGGGTTGCTCGGTCACTACAGGCTCATGACTAT GCAGGGCCAGTGTTGGTGATCAAAGAGCCAGACGCTGTGAATAAGGAGGCTCACCACCCGTCAGTACCCCACAGGCAACGAGGCGAGCCTGCAGCAAAGAAGAGCAGAGCACCAGCGAAGCCCCCACCAGATCCTGATGCGATATTTCCATGCAAGAAGTGTGGCAG GGTGTTTTACAAAGTGAAGAGTCGCAGCGCTCACATGAAGAGTCACGCGGAGCAGGAGAAGAAGGCTGCGGCGCTGCgtcagaaagaggaggaggagcaggcgGCAGCTGAACTTCGGGCCAGGAaggcggcggcggcggcagcagcggcggcggcaAATCAGAGAGGAGATGGGAACGGAGAGACGGAGCAGGCAGAGCTCAGCAGCCAGGAAGACTCAACTGAgggagaggatgatgatgacgaaGACTGGCACTga